In Kryptolebias marmoratus isolate JLee-2015 linkage group LG22, ASM164957v2, whole genome shotgun sequence, the sequence CAAGTTGACAAAGGTTTTGGAGCGCTGCAGGTTCGTTTTACCTTCTGCTGATCTTTTCTCCTTctgttgtctctttttcttctttttgtcctcTAAAAGGTGGAATGAACCAAAGCAGATGAGTCTCTCAGCATGTGGTCAGATCAGATGAATctgattaattaaaacaagtgaGAACGGAGCTGGCGTCCATTTTTGCTGCAGTCATATCTTGTTCATGGGTAAAAACTGCAACCCTAGGACATTCTGTGGATGTGATTggtgctgaaaacaaaattcattaatCTCAGTGCCACTGCATGTTAAACTGTTGGCCAGTGATGCTGAATGAAACACACTGAAGTCAGCTCCTCTGTTCAATGCAGTAAATCTGCCGGTGTGGaaagaaacacatttgttttgataaattgCAGCTACGCCAGTCTGAACCACCTCCACCTCCCGCATTTATTGAGAGCACTACAGTGAAGTGGCTCTGCATACATAACAAATATCCCGACGCTCTGGGCGTCCACCAGGTCCTGGAGGTGTGGGTGAGCTGGATAAATTGAAAGAGAAAAGGCTAATAACTCAACTGCTCCTGCAAAGCTTGGGCGGATATTTGTCAGTGTTCTTgttctttgtcatttctcacagGAGCACAACAAGtgagtttaaaggaaaaatgatTAATTTGAGTTTGTGTCAACTATGTGCTCCTGAACAAATTCTGCCCGGAGATTAAATCAACCAAATCAATCATGCTTACTTCCTGGAATGAAGGAGAGATGAAGGTTTCAGGAgactttattacaaaatgtgGTTATTGTCATGAAACCAGCTGGTCACCTGATTAACCAGGTCATAATTCTGAAAAGATGGATTTAGATGCtgccattaaaaataattatagaaAAACAGACCAGGTTAATTTGCCAAATGTGCTGTGGGCCTTTATATGTTATGaaactttgcttttagctattagaGTCAGCTAcatctgcctgttagcaaaatatcttgtgaattgctggacagatttgaacgTAACTCTCAGAAACGAATCACTGATTGCACATCTTTAACTGACtaacaattcaagatggctgctaaagccaactgaccatagtccacacaaaaatggctgtaactcagccagttttacagatactgagctaaagtttgatgtggtcaaggttgagcatcatccccaacattctgctttatttttgtttaaaactttgcctttaactGTTGGTGTCGACTCTGTTTGACTGTTCTCATAATATCTTATGAACATGTGAATGGATTTCATGAAAACACTCATTAAGTTGCAACAATGCAGGGGTTTTTGCCTCAAAGTCCTTTTGTGCCACAATATGCGCAGAGTCCACTGTTCACTGTTGTGAACCCACAAAAGAAGAGCCAATTAGTTTGCAAAGTTGAACAAATGCCAAACAAAGTCtaccctctctgctgtgcttcagctcctccaccaaAACCCCTTCCAGTAATAAAAGACTcctgaaaattacatttaaaacattttttcttgtattactttcattgtttttggtgAAATGACACAagttattcattaaaaaatcaGCTCAGCTTTTCTCAGTCGGCGTTCAGATCCCACCTGACACAGTGATGTGGCTCTGGGAACGTCGAATTGGCTTGCGTGGTTTGCTCAGGGCCATCAGAGCCTCCGTTTTAGGCGAGTGTTTCTCAGCTTCCCGGTCACCAGCTGACAACGTCCTCACCCGGCCTCGCCCTCCGTCTCTGGCCCCTCCCACGTCCTTCGGCCCCTCTCCTTTCCCATGTATGACCGTGTCCTTCAGCAGCACCGTTTCGCCCACAGTCCGCCTGGTTTCTGCGACGACCAGCCTGCTAGGCGATGGGTGGTCCAAGTGGTTAGGAGCTTGAGGGTCGGTCTGTATGGCAGTGTCAGCAGTTCGCTCAGAGCTGCTTGGACGTCTGGAACGGTCCTCCGTGGAGATGGCAACGTCCACCATCTCAGAGCCGAAGACAGGAGGGAAGAGGACCTGGGAGAGTCCACTGAGGGAGCTGAGAGGGGTGCTGGAGGACAGTGAGGACACGGAGGAGTTGGAGTCTGAACCATGTGAAGATGGAGCATGGCCTCCGTTGGCGACTGTGGAAAACAGTTCATAAACACAAGTATCCTGGATTAGTCTGAGGAAGTGGACTAAATCAAACTGATagtattcacaatgaaacattttcttgttttattcaaactgcTTTGTTTGGATCTAAAACTCTCTGGCCCTACATTGTTATAATCCTATAAGCTTTAGAAAAGAACAGGAAGCAGGAGTTCTTAGGTCCCTTTTTTCGTAACAAAACTCTTGAGCAACTCTGCGTGTTATACCAGATGTCAGAACATGCTTTGTTCCAACAGACTGAGCTGCCTTTGAATTCGACAAAATAATCCCTGACTTTGTTGAGAAGCACTCGTAACACactgaaaaatcaaaaaatgtctATATATATGCCCCATATAGccagttcattaaaataaacaaagatgaaaCAGGAATAAATCAAAATCCTCTAattaaataatctttattttgttgtgtaatATTGAATTCAATGCAGGTAACATTTTTCACACCACTCTTCAAGTTCTtatatctttaaaatcttttcatctaagttatttaaataaactcctTTGTTAAAATACCAGAAATGCTTAATTCTGAAAGAATATAATATGACtgtgtaaaaaataatcattacttatatataattttttttcattcaacagCTTTAAGTGTTAGATTTACATATTATCAATAAGTAAACACCATTTAACAAACCAAAACTTCTGTTAATTCaaacataaatcttttaaagtcacttaaatgtgttttttgtgtttgttctccaGTGATCAGCCTACGTTTGTCAAGCCAGCCGTACTCCGCCACCATCTCCTTGTAGGCAGGGTATCTGCCAGCTTCCTGTTGAGGTGAAAAGAATGAAAAGTCTGATATATTTTAGGAAGAATAAAAAGGGACACTGCGACAATGTTAGAAAAGGAGATGCTATTTTGGATTAAAATCTTGGAGGCCCTGAGTGCATGGCTTGGCTCAGAGATCCCTCAGACTCCAGAACTGTGTCTACTGGGAGATAGATCTGAAATGCCGAACACCCCAAAAGGAGCTTTTACGGTTGTGGTGGTCGGTCTGGTGACAGCGTGCAGGATCATCTTAAGACATTGGAAGACCACAAAGTGTCCTGAGCTAAATGAGTGGATTAAATCAATGACGGATACAGCCTCTTATGAAGCCATGCTCAACAACATGAAAGGGAACAAGGACGTGGAATGGGACAGCTTTTGGGACTCTTTGAAAAGAACCACGGCTTTGAGTAATGCATCTGGGTGAAGCCTGATTTTCCCGGACAAATGCCTTTCTCTTAACtactaaatgtttttgaattaaCACAGTAACATACGTATAATATAAGACTGTACcctgagggaggggggggggggtgcgccggcccttttttcttttttttccctttgttctgttattgtgttttatgtgaaatattcagaaaatcaataaaaatttgaattataaaaaaaaaagaaaaggagatgcTAAAACAGTCAGTAGGTTTTCTTGTTTATCTGTGAGGAGAGTTAAACTTATATCTGTATGAAAACATGACCACAAAGACAAGTGGGCTTATGTTACATTTTTAGGATTCATCTTCTGGATTCCAAGAGTGTACTAaaaattatcttagtttaaactcaGGATGAAGGATCTATCTGTGGAAGAGCCAGCAGATTGTAAAGTAATGATTTGCCTCAACAATGCACAGCTTTAACTCAAAGCGATAACACTCGTGGTTTAGCTCTAAGCCTTGGATGTCCAGGTGTGAGGGAGTTTAATAACTAAGGTTAATCCTTGCTCCACTATACATGTCTCTAATCTATAAGCAGGTCAAATACAGGACACCGTGAAGTCATAAAATTAGGCTTTCTGTTGATCATAACCTGATCCCAGCCTGCCTTTGAATAATGAACGTCCTCCCTGGCTGTTTTTCACACATGGAACCTGAGATCAGAGGAGTAAAATGAGCTACGCACTCTCAAACACACATAcgcccattcacacacacatatatacacaggATTCCTTTATCTCAAAATGACACGGGTTAAGTGGCGTGGTCTTACAGACAGGCATGCAAACACAGATACTTATTGGGAAACTGAAGGACTGGAAGCCAGCTGTCTGCTCGGCAGAGCTGTCATGTTCAGAAGAACTGGTGTTGGTTAACAGACTAACATTTATCAAGTATCTGCACTCAAAGCTCCAATCAGCTGGGAAATGTAAACCTAAATAACTTATACAGAGACCAATCTTTGGTAAGACTTCACTGAACTGatactttaaccttttttaattgGCTTCCTGGATATTTTACTGgtcaaaacatcaacatttgtATTCTACTGTAGCAAATCTAGTTTTCTTTTACACCAATTATGTTCAAAATCATAAGAATCAAATGCACCATCAGCAGTAGACATTAAACATCCTGATTTTTAGCTCATAGACAATCATAAACTCACTGTTCTTGTAgtgctttaaatgaaaacttgctgttttttcacaataaaatctgttcaacaatgctggaaaaaaaggacTCTTTGTCACTAGTTTCCAGTTAGTTTATGTTCCTGAGCTACTAGGTGTGGTTTAAGTGAAAAATTAGCTGAAAACAATGATAAAAGGAGCCTTTATTAGAGTTCTGATGTGTATAACAATGcttgaaataacaaaatacCTTTGCAAACTTTGTTGATTACACATATAtgatacaaaaactaaacatatgtGTGACTTAATAACTGACACTGAAGAAATGTAGAAGTTCTTCTCTTACCCTGATGGTCAACATGACATGAGTGTGGCTCTTCAGGGCCTCCACTGCATTGCTGTGGGTGATGTCTTCAAAGCTCACTCCATTGGCTGCAAGGATTTGATCCCCCATTTTGATGCCGTGCTGTTCTGCAAGTCCACCCGGGTCCAGTCTGAGgaggagacacagacagacattcAGGCTTATACAGATAAACCCTCACAGGATGTTGGCTGTCTGCATCATGAAAATTCAAATAATTTGGTTTATCGGCTTCAAATTGCCCTTTCGAGAGCAAAACATGCTTCAActctcatgtttgtgttcataCTTGGAGACATAAATGCCAAGTCCAAACTCTTTGCCTCCTCTGATGTTGAAGCCCAGACAGTAGTCGTCTGATGTGGTGAAAAGATGGACGATCCTGCGGAGAGCACCGTCCGAACTGGCCTCTGATGGCGTCCGACCGCTCTCCTCCACCACCATCCGCCGGTGAATTAGATCCACCCTGCGACGCATGTGCAAAAGACATTTCACTGCTGCGCCCTTTATCCACTGAACTCAAATCCGTCAGTATCAGTTaatcaaaacagctataaaagGTCAGAGCAGTAATCCATCCACTGCTGCCACATGAAACCAAGATACAGTATATCCCCAAAAGAGAGATAACCAGCAGGAGATGCAGGCAAGTAATAAGATCACAAAGTACTAGAATAGCAAAGAGAATATGGTCATAAGCAAATAGAGTTTCCCAAAACTGTTCATTTACAGCTGCCTCTTCTCACCATGTGGTCTTCTCCTTTGAGTAGCGGATGCCGGGGATCTTCCCCACTCGTCTCACCACCATCCTCAGCCTGTTGTTGCCCGTCAGGACCTTCACTGCGCTGCTCATGGTGATGCTCTCCAGGCTGACCCCGTTCACCTCCACCAGCTTATCGCCCACCGTCAGCCCGGCCTGCGctgcaaacacagacaaaacccAGCATGACACACAGAAGCAAAGGTCACgtgtaaacagaaaaacaaagcacacataCTCATTTTCCCTCTCCTTACCTGCAGAGCTGTCGTCCTCAACCTTGCTGACGAATATGCCGAGCCCATGTTCAGAACCCCCGCGGACACTGAAACCAAGACGCCCATCTGGACTCTTATCTACCGTCACCGTGTGAATGTCTTCACTGTCATCCcctcctgaaacacacaaaacaagacatACTGTCAAGCATCAGTCAAGATGAGTATTAATTGATAAGTGAagtgcttttctttaaataattaatgagTTGTGTTGTCTCTAATATGACAGAAAATGTCCATCAGAAGTTCCAAAgggacacaaagaaacaaaaagtcctgCAATTTTTACCATCCCTTACTTTCACAGCCACTCGAGAAAGCAGcaattctttacattttatgtttcagaaacaattattatcttttgGTGTTTTGCTTAAAGGTGAGATACATTTATCAACTTTCAAAATTATGGCAAATTAATTCCCTGTAATAACTAACAAATCATACATCTTTAGGTTTGGATCACGCTGAACCAAACATGGACTAATTTTAAACTTACCAACTGTGCTGATCTGTgctttttaatatgttttgcttccaaagagctaaactttcttgtaatattttagtGGTCTGTTTGTACAGGTTTTCTGCAGGTTGACATTAATGATTCATAGGTTGCAGATAAGTGGCTtaatagacaaataaataaaaacattcctctgaaaatgatcAATTACAGGAAGGAGAAATGAgagaataagaagaaaaacatttggaaCTATATTGATCAAGATCActttaaagattacaaaaagTCAAGCTGCTTGGATGGAAGCTAAAGATATTTGGGGGGATTTAAACTTTTTGCACAGTGTTGTACTTCAGCTGACCCAGTGTGTAATCGCTGTAGCTACTAGTTATCGTATAAAACCTCACCGTCGACATCTGCGTTGATGAGAATGACCCTGCCCATCGGCGAGGAGGACCTGCGTCTGTAGCGCTGCTGTTTCTTCAGCATGTAGCGCGTGGTGCTTTGGGAACCCCCGCTCTGGCCTCCGTTGTTGAAGTGGGGGTGCCCGCCTCCATTCGTCATGTCTCTCCAGGAAGGAGGGTGGAATGAGTCGGCCATGATGACTGTCTGGAGGCGCTTTCCTTAGTCATCCAGGCACAGGGATACCTGGGCTCACCTGTCAGGACGGAGGATGCGCAGCCTGGGATTCCAGGGGAAAGTGGCGAGGGGCAGCTGGGCTGAACGATTGGACTATTCTGGACCTGCTGGACCAAACTAGTTTACAGAACACTGGACGTGGCTTCCACTGGAGCATGTGATGTATATGGGAATGCTGATCTCCTCTGACACTGCTTGTAAACAACCAAAACGTGGCAAAAATGAGTCCTTCATGACCAAAACACAGACTCCAAGATGGATTCCTAACATTTGTAGGTAAAAGAAGTTGACATAATCCACTCATCTTCTTAGAAACATCTCATTACAGCCTGATTTGTAAGTGCTTCATCTGAGAAGCTGGACCTGTGGAGGAGTTGGCAGAGCATGTTGATTCCTCCAGGGTCATGTTTAATTAAACGGATACCGgctgtgaaaaaagaaaatggtgtgATAAGAAGCCTTATATGTTACAGATGAGAATTTACTAACTGTTGTACTTTCTGGGACCAAAACTCTGGATCttcaataaaactaaagaaaactcaattttctgtgaaaaggctGAGAGCTAAATGAGTgctgaagaagcagaacatcagcCAAAGACGAGATAACTAAAGatagcaaatttaaaaatttaaaaagtagcaaattggttgctacaagctaaaagcaacaaaaagttagctaaaagctaaagtagcaaaagcttaAGGGtagcaaatgctagctaaaagtatcaaaaggctagctagaagttaaaagaagcagaactgtagctaaaagtagcaaaaagctggctaaaaactaaaagtaggcAAAGAAGACCAAACTAAAAGAGCACATGCTTTTGACGGAACTGAAGAGATcccagtgtatttctatggcgaaaatatttgcatttaaaggtaaatattttgaaaagtacaaaaatgacaaaagttgaAACACCCTTCTCCTGTATGAGCTGAACTttctgatatatgaatggttacaatagcacaaagtatgtagaAGCAGCTGAGTTAGGTTCCAAAAAAGCGTAgagaaaactaaatttaaaaaagcagataaagtgCTGAATCAACATCCACATAATTCACATAATAAAATACAGCAggatataaacatttaaaaagagtcAAGTTTGTGagttcagcaccatggacagagACTCACAACAAGAGGCCTAAATTTCCTTTTCTATTTATCTTCAAACCCTCAAATTTTAAGGATATCTAGTTAACAAATTCTGATACAAACACCAACTTCCCTGCCACATTTACTTAACCTTTAACTTCGGTCTAACTTTAAATTCACAGAGGCTGATTTATGGAATAAAAATAGATGTCGGAAATAAAGAGAGCAAAGCTTTACCTGCTGGGTCCGTGTTGGAGCTGCTTGTTGCTCCACCTCTCAGGCGCATTAATGGACACCTCCGGAGTATTAGTGCCACCTCATTTGTTCTCCAGGTGACCATTATTGCCCTTCCAGGTATAAGCTCTTTATGGACGCTCCTGCAGCTGTGCAGGCATGATTAAGCATGTTTAGTCCAGCTTGTTCGAGGTCAATCTAGatttaaaaaagtgcttttaaaaaactttttatgtcTCGGTATAGCTACAGAAAAGGGGTGCTTAGATGAGTTTCTGTTTTGCGAGTTAAAAAGGTGGATAAACCGCCCCACCTGGTGGACAACGTTGCAGCAAACTCAAGCAGATCACATTTTATAACACCTTTTTTAGAAGCTGGGTATATttaggatatatatatatatatgaatttcTCTAGATAGCCTAAATTCATGAAAATCTTAGCAAAACGTTTGGTCTCGGTTTTTACTgtgtaaaataacattaatgtttaaaaaaaacactcatctgTTTTTAACCAATCACGTGTCTCCATGTCTGTCACACCCACTCCGCGTCCTCAAATTAAGCCCCGCCCCCGTCGTGTCACTTCGTAGTGCTGCTTTTACGGATCCTCCAAAAGCTTCGTTTTCAGAACTTTACCGATTTAATGTGGCCGTGTTGGttgatttttctaaattattatatttaagaTATGTAACataatatatatttctgtttattgcCTAACATGAGGAAAGTATGTGATACGCAGCAACACCTTTCAACCCCAAGTGCTTGAAActctaaacatttatttatgcgAGTGGTTATTACATCACTTTATTGTTGTAAGAAATGCCTTCGTGGCGCTTAGAAAAGTCTGTGGACCTAATGAGTGTTcgttatattttaattaaatcaacttAAGTTATTTCAACAGATCTCCCCGGtgataaatctgtattttacgACACTTTCAACAGTACGTTAAGGCATCGTAGGTTCCACCCGGGCGGCGCTGTGATATTGAGAGgtcatacattttaaaaaatcaaagaaattacAACAggtatgttttgttgttgaccTTCTTATTTTGTCTGATTATTTTAAACCACATTCCGAATAGGTTTAGGTTTGTTTCGTCTCGAAATTCGCACTCCCCGAGCTAACTGGAGTGCTAGCGTTAGCTTGTGCGAACCACCATCTGGCTAGCCGCTAGCTGGCTGGACAtcgttggtaaattattttgttgGCACACAAGCCGACAATTAAAGTGTTCATTGTTATATTAGAAGTGGAGAGAATTTAACTGCGTTTTAAAAGTTATGACAATCAGTTTCTGTTCTCCCTGTGTGTGAGTTTCGGTGGGACTGTTGGCTAACTAGTTAGCTAGTTGGCTACACTGCTGAGAGGAGTGGAGCATCTTGTGACACCTCCATCTGTCGTGCATGTCTgtctcttctcttcttctctttgtgaTTATGACAGGAAAAGGCCATTTGTTGCTGTTCAACCGCTATTGTTTTCACAACCATAGCATATTACTATGAAAACACTGATAGTGGTTATCAGATAtctataaactgttttaaatatgcCTGATCACAGCTCTGTCTTGTAGTCCAAGCGAAATTTGTTGCttgtaggtttgttttttctttacctcGAGCTTGCAGTCACAACTTGAACGAGCCACAATGTGGTACCTGCTTTCATACATTGAATATTGTATTGAATAATTTTACCCTTAAATCAAACTCAAAGCGTATTGAAAAGATTGCCTTCTTGTTGGTGAAATTTGTATTGTTTGTCTATGTTTGTAGATTTAAATGAATCAGATTTAGATGGTAATTGTTACATTTtcaatctgttttgttttcttgtccaGAGACtgatttaaacatgttcaaaatgcAGTGGAAATTTTCAAAATGGGTTTTCTGTACCAAATCTTTAGCTGTCAACATGTCTAATAatgctttgttgtttgttctaCTGACGTTCTCCAACAAATTACTACTTTTCTTGTTGTGCACGAGTGCTAATCACAATTTCCGCTACTTATTAGACAAGAGTCAGGATGTCCCGAGAGTTGTCCCTCAACATAAACATCAAGGAGCCGAGATGGGACCAAGGCACTTTCATGGGGCGCGCCAAGCACTTCTTCATGGTCACAGATCCCCGGAACGTCCTGCTGTCCTCTGAGACGCTGGAGGAGGCCAAAGTGATCGTGGAGAACTACAGGTGAGCTCGGGAGATGGAGCATGAAGTCAGAAATCCAATCAGCAACATGTGGTagagctttttctttctttgcagaGCTGGGGTTGTAAAACCTGGCTTAACAGAGGATGAACTCTGGAGAGCCAAGTACGTTTATGACTCCGCCTTCCACCCCGACACGGGAGAGAAGATGTTTGTGATTGGCCGGATGTCCGCTCAGGTGCCAATGAACATGTCCATCACGGGCTGCATGCTCACCTTCTACAGGTACAGCGGAGGCTCTAACACACGTTCAGAGCTGCACATCAAAAcaccattttatttcaaatgaaatatTCCCATTCgaaacaaacagatgtgttACAGTTTCTGTTTGACTGCAGTGTGGACTGCATTACAGCATACAGCAGTGTATAAAAATAGTCTAATCCCTACCCAGTGAAAATCCTCttaaaggaggaaaaatgtCACCCCAACGGCTGAAAACCAATAGCTCTCTCACCTcgtttaaaagcagcaaaaaggaaaatgctTTGAAGGTTTTATGTTATCCAAAAATAACAGCTTGTTGAGATTTCATGAAGTAATTTAGAAATTATAAAGActgaataaacacagaaaatatgcagtctgcattaaaaaaattactgttTGCAATAATGCgtattttaaaatcatgcaGGTTCAAATAACATTTCTGCtcatgacatttatttatttcaaacattatGGGATTATAGAttataatttttgtttctgtgtgactttcattgtttttattttcttgatattcttcttaaaatgtttatacCTCCttgtaaaatgttcaaaaatatgACCTTTTCCCATACTTCACATCAATACATTTTGATgatgaagttttaaataaataattgacgTGTTTCTGCAtttcaccactagatggcaccaAAATGCAATAATTCAGTTCCatcaaataattaaatgtgGAAGTATTTCAACCCTGACAGAGTGGTTAAAATATATGTTATATTTATCTAATGAATGTGAACAAGCTTTACAGTTACAGCTCATTAATATATAAAACTGTCCTGATGGAGGTTTAACTGTAGTTGGACAAATTAAGGCTTTGATAAataacatcttaaaaaaattatttaattgttgAGAATCTTTTGTACATAAAAACTCCCTGAAATCTTGAACCCATTAAAAtcacttttctgcttttcttagCCTTCGTTGCAGGTGTCTGTAGTGGCTTgtgggttgggttttttttttagtttccttttcaaatgaaaaaacaacttAGTCATGTTGAATTGCACAATATTTCACTTCCTTACCCTTAGAAAGTCATTGCTGTGCAGATTATAAATCCTGCTGATATCGTGTTTTAATTTTGGGTAAAATATAAACCCACGTGGCGTCTAATCTACCAATACGACTAACGTATCTTGATCTTTTATCTTGTTTGtggaaattttaatgaaagcaaaGGTCCCTGGTTTAAATGTCTAACTTGATTGTGTTGGATTTGATGCTCTGATGTAACAGAACTTATTTGTTTGCTGCGAATCAACAGGTCCCAAACAAAGCCCACTTCCTCAGAAACGCCGTTTGCTGTTCTCTTGTGTTTGCAGGACCACTCCGGCAGTCGTGTTCTGGCAGTGGGTCAACCAGTCCTTCAA encodes:
- the pdzd7a gene encoding PDZ domain-containing protein 7a, which translates into the protein MADSFHPPSWRDMTNGGGHPHFNNGGQSGGSQSTTRYMLKKQQRYRRRSSSPMGRVILINADVDGGDDSEDIHTVTVDKSPDGRLGFSVRGGSEHGLGIFVSKVEDDSSAAQAGLTVGDKLVEVNGVSLESITMSSAVKVLTGNNRLRMVVRRVGKIPGIRYSKEKTTWVDLIHRRMVVEESGRTPSEASSDGALRRIVHLFTTSDDYCLGFNIRGGKEFGLGIYVSKLDPGGLAEQHGIKMGDQILAANGVSFEDITHSNAVEALKSHTHVMLTIREAGRYPAYKEMVAEYGWLDKLANGGHAPSSHGSDSNSSVSSLSSSTPLSSLSGLSQVLFPPVFGSEMVDVAISTEDRSRRPSSSERTADTAIQTDPQAPNHLDHPSPSRLVVAETRRTVGETVLLKDTVIHGKGEGPKDVGGARDGGRGRVRTLSAGDREAEKHSPKTEALMALSKPRKPIRRSQSHITVSEDKKKKKRQQKEKRSAEGKTNLQRSKTFVNLLFKKDHKEKSHSKSASHHNDKERSRPFQLFASPKESRAGSPLPHHKTLQHVEDMTKKLLSPDESAAVMRHCRRFLSDTVIEDLVRPILAILDRPEKLLLLREIRMLIPITELGRFDSMVMPFELEAYDILKSRSMRSPALRSPRSGTPRRHLITPVPDYRGGFYLQPVSDAQRERHLVDEFDRLRLASQQSGHLPPSRAFTPLLDVPVDNYTPFIARSRSPSPSSSHSFLLTESPHSTQRGRRHHHHLSPNRRENGAPRQDEVSLLSVSDCGEGPRERGRSPVRNGRAGARREGSPDSVYGRQTRQEGYTEVSVRVPSQRRGRTPLADVFDPQRDRSPSTGRGGGQQVNGLPQNGQRVNRRETLPPEEYEITTLTISKAKNSLGISISGGIESKIQPVIKIEKIFPGGAASTNEALKAGYELLSVDGESLQGVTHQHSVDVIRRSFSNKAKEPMVFVVKVPKVSFSPSSPI